A window from Myxococcus fulvus encodes these proteins:
- a CDS encoding DUF6603 domain-containing protein — protein MPDQAGTLEVLARALGNALSPLQYELTPERVLDLFARMGLQLPSELLGKSAFTTALSQGAGAAEDLGEDLVELAEAVESGDAMAMVQKGLALLEDVVVVIEALDSLADALKNVANQLPDVSAAQVQAFAQDFARKLVDQLLAGALERQRPAIAGILVLAGVIERAVEPGNPADPASPPYVSRKLRLERLLKLLTSPLALANEVYGWNGGTFNAALLASRFQQFLKISGLPAGLKLPPEVPKPQVESLLFGLQADGSSVMLTLLPPIEAGFDFMVAPKPGWTLHVTTTGQLPAGATLTFTPPSNVAVSASAGPLTAELKTTLDIEPVAPAKALVLLGQAGASRLETAGMSFGLGFAVKDTGGGTGTGEPTFHARIDDGKVIIESGKGGGLLSQLLSSLRVEAGFDLEADWRPSTGLRFKGGAGIEVRIPTSFTLGPIELQSIYLRSGIGAGGSIPLELSTGLRVALGPLTITVDRMGVEGALTFPNGGGGNLGPANLALGFKPPNGLGLSVEAGPVSGGGFLDFQSGPPERYAGALALRLMAFSVSAYGLFEKTQSGKTSFVVVLGARFTPGFQVGFGFAITGVGGLVGVNRRANVDLLAERLSSGTAGNVLFAENPVQSAPTLLGDLAELFPAADGVFVVGPTFQVTWMSLVRLDLGVLIEFPGPSKIILLGVGRFELGGQGGTPALVQIRLDVLGVIDFEQKLVSFDAALVNSRLLQIFHLTGSAGFRLSTGDRPYVMMTVGGFHPAFNPEPAHFPPLSRVGLTFNTGGGIGLSLRLEAYLAITSNTFQVGAALEVKVEAGPLNALGFLAFDALIQFKPFYFNVRFSAGFRVRYEGITLAGVRCEGTLTGPGPIVLSGSFTIEILFFEITWSDTFTLGEESGDAVLPVGSLVQALAVELEKPSNLEAIGGEDRRVATSPKTNTGKALISPLGQVAWSQKRAPLDVTLERFEGVPLESPQAVIATLPMASAAVQDWFSPGTFVELSGSESLNKGAFERLDAGRRVGFDLKKSAFIAHPLQVKTVRLPHEVLLLKLFLAFPPNFLEAALGRRAAPSIFAAAPAIAVKDETWAVQGKDGDVLKAGTSQTDAHQRARYSGAVALPALEVAEPIDLGGI, from the coding sequence CACCGCGCTGTCGCAGGGCGCGGGCGCCGCGGAGGACCTGGGCGAGGACCTGGTGGAGCTCGCCGAGGCCGTCGAGTCCGGTGACGCGATGGCCATGGTCCAGAAGGGCCTGGCGCTGCTCGAGGACGTGGTGGTCGTCATCGAGGCGCTCGACTCGCTCGCCGACGCGCTCAAGAACGTCGCGAACCAGCTGCCGGACGTGTCGGCCGCGCAGGTGCAGGCCTTCGCGCAGGACTTCGCGCGCAAGCTGGTGGACCAGCTGCTCGCCGGTGCCCTGGAGCGCCAGCGGCCCGCCATCGCCGGCATCCTCGTGCTGGCGGGTGTCATCGAGCGCGCCGTGGAGCCGGGCAACCCGGCGGACCCCGCGAGCCCGCCGTACGTCTCGCGGAAGCTGCGGCTGGAGCGACTGTTGAAGCTGCTGACGTCGCCGCTCGCGCTGGCGAACGAGGTGTACGGCTGGAACGGCGGCACCTTCAACGCCGCGCTCCTGGCGTCGCGCTTCCAGCAGTTCCTCAAGATTTCGGGCCTCCCCGCCGGGCTGAAGCTCCCGCCGGAGGTGCCGAAGCCGCAGGTGGAGTCGCTCCTGTTCGGACTCCAGGCGGACGGCTCCAGCGTGATGCTCACGCTGCTGCCGCCCATCGAGGCGGGCTTCGACTTCATGGTGGCGCCCAAACCGGGCTGGACGCTGCACGTCACCACCACGGGGCAGCTCCCCGCCGGGGCCACGCTGACCTTCACGCCTCCCTCCAACGTCGCGGTGAGCGCGTCGGCGGGGCCGCTGACGGCGGAGCTGAAGACGACGCTCGACATCGAGCCCGTGGCTCCCGCGAAGGCGCTGGTGCTGCTGGGGCAGGCGGGCGCGAGCCGCCTGGAGACGGCGGGCATGTCTTTCGGCCTGGGCTTCGCCGTGAAGGACACGGGCGGCGGGACGGGCACGGGCGAGCCGACGTTCCATGCGCGCATCGATGACGGCAAGGTCATCATCGAGAGCGGCAAGGGCGGTGGGCTCCTGTCCCAGCTGCTGTCGAGCCTGCGCGTCGAGGCGGGGTTCGATCTGGAGGCGGACTGGCGGCCGTCCACGGGCCTTCGCTTCAAGGGCGGCGCGGGCATCGAGGTTCGCATCCCCACCAGCTTCACGCTCGGGCCCATCGAGCTGCAGAGCATCTACCTGCGCTCCGGCATCGGCGCGGGTGGCAGCATCCCGCTGGAGCTGTCCACGGGGCTTCGCGTGGCGCTCGGGCCGTTGACCATCACCGTGGACCGGATGGGCGTCGAGGGCGCGCTCACGTTCCCCAACGGTGGCGGTGGCAACCTGGGACCCGCGAACCTGGCGCTGGGCTTCAAGCCGCCCAACGGGCTCGGCCTGTCCGTGGAGGCGGGCCCCGTCAGCGGCGGCGGCTTCCTGGACTTCCAGTCGGGACCTCCGGAGCGCTACGCGGGCGCGCTGGCGCTGCGGCTCATGGCCTTCTCCGTGTCCGCGTACGGCCTCTTCGAGAAGACGCAGTCGGGCAAGACGTCCTTCGTGGTGGTGCTCGGCGCTCGCTTCACGCCGGGCTTCCAGGTGGGCTTCGGCTTCGCCATCACCGGCGTGGGCGGTCTGGTGGGCGTCAACCGCCGCGCGAACGTGGACCTGCTCGCGGAGCGACTGTCGAGCGGCACCGCGGGCAACGTGCTGTTCGCGGAGAACCCCGTGCAGAGCGCGCCGACGCTCCTGGGCGACCTCGCCGAGCTGTTCCCCGCGGCCGACGGTGTCTTCGTCGTGGGGCCCACGTTCCAGGTGACGTGGATGTCGCTGGTGCGCCTGGACCTGGGCGTGCTCATCGAGTTCCCCGGCCCGTCGAAGATCATCCTGCTGGGCGTGGGGCGCTTCGAGCTGGGAGGGCAGGGTGGCACACCGGCGCTGGTGCAGATTCGCCTGGACGTGCTCGGCGTCATCGACTTCGAGCAGAAGCTCGTCTCGTTCGACGCGGCGCTGGTGAACTCGCGCCTGCTGCAGATCTTCCACCTCACGGGCAGCGCTGGGTTCCGGCTGAGCACGGGAGACCGACCGTACGTGATGATGACGGTGGGCGGCTTCCATCCGGCCTTCAACCCGGAGCCCGCGCACTTCCCGCCGCTGTCGCGCGTGGGGCTCACGTTCAACACGGGGGGAGGCATCGGCCTGTCGCTGCGGCTGGAGGCCTATCTGGCCATCACCTCCAACACCTTCCAGGTGGGCGCGGCGCTGGAGGTGAAGGTGGAGGCGGGGCCCCTCAACGCGCTGGGCTTCCTCGCGTTCGACGCGCTCATCCAGTTCAAGCCCTTCTATTTCAACGTCCGCTTCAGCGCCGGTTTCCGCGTGCGCTACGAGGGCATCACCCTGGCCGGCGTGCGCTGCGAGGGCACGCTCACCGGCCCTGGTCCCATCGTGCTCAGCGGCAGCTTCACCATTGAAATCCTCTTCTTCGAAATCACGTGGAGCGACACCTTCACGCTCGGCGAGGAGAGCGGTGACGCGGTGCTGCCCGTGGGCAGCCTGGTGCAGGCGCTCGCGGTGGAGCTGGAGAAGCCCTCCAATCTGGAGGCCATCGGTGGTGAGGACCGGCGTGTCGCCACGTCGCCGAAGACGAACACCGGCAAGGCGCTGATCTCCCCGCTGGGGCAGGTGGCGTGGAGCCAGAAGCGCGCACCGCTCGACGTCACGCTGGAGCGCTTCGAGGGCGTGCCGTTGGAGTCTCCGCAGGCCGTCATCGCGACGCTGCCGATGGCGTCCGCCGCCGTGCAGGACTGGTTCAGCCCTGGCACCTTCGTGGAGCTGTCCGGCTCCGAGTCGCTCAACAAGGGCGCCTTCGAGCGACTGGATGCGGGCCGCCGCGTCGGCTTCGACCTGAAGAAGTCGGCCTTCATCGCGCATCCGCTCCAGGTGAAGACGGTGCGGCTGCCGCATGAGGTGCTGCTGCTGAAGTTGTTCCTGGCCTTCCCGCCGAACTTCCTCGAGGCGGCGTTGGGACGTCGCGCCGCGCCGAGCATCTTCGCCGCCGCGCCCGCCATCGCCGTCAAGGACGAGACGTGGGCGGTGCAGGGCAAGGACGGCGACGTGCTCAAGGCGGGCACGAGCCAGACGGACGCGCACCAGCGCGCGCGCTACTCGGGGGCGGTGGCGCTCCCTGCGCTGGAAGTGGCCGAGCCCATCGATCTGGGAGGCATCTGA